GGGAAACTTCAGTGCCAGCCAACGCATTGATTCTTCGAGAGCCACAAGTGCGCGCGGTAACAACCGAGCTTCGTTTCTTGACGGAACGACTATGGCGATCTCTTCTATAGTCATGCTCACAGGCTCTCCTGCACCTGGAATACCTCGAGCAGAAAGTCCTCTTCAGCGTAGGCTCCCCGCAACGTCAGCCGTTCGTTTGCACGGAGCAGCCGGTGGACGTCGTCGCCTCCCAGTGGCCACCCGTCAATGGGATGTCGCCAGTGACAGGCCACCAGAAATGCGTCCGGCAATGCTGAGGTAACCATTCGTGCCACTACCTCCTCCAGCCCTGCAGCCGTGAGGTAGTACCCAGTTTCGGAGAGCACATATAAGTCAAAGCGTCCCTGCGGCCAGTCTCTCCCCAGCGTGGAGAGAGATACGCCAGCATTGGAGACGTCGGCTAGCCGTTTGGTGGCCGTGGCGACAGCTTCGGCACTCGCATCGACTCCGGAGATCTGTTCGCACCGGGGGGCTAGCTCGGCTGTCAGTGCGCCAGTAGAGCAGCCAAGTTCCAAGGCTGCGCGATATCGGTCACGGGGTAGTGCGCCCAGCAATAACGCACGCTTGCGCCGCTCATACCAGGACTCGGGATCCCACGGTTCGGCACCGTCGAGGTGAACGGCGTCGAACTGGGTGCAGATCCAGTCGGGGGTATCAGTCCCGGCCTGCGTGAAGTACCCGGCCATGTCGATGAACGTTTCAAAGCTGCGCTCAAAATGCGATATCAATGCAGAGGACAAGAGGGTTTCGTCCCCGACGGCGTCAGAAAGCGGGCTCATCTGAGTAGTGTGTTTGGAGATCGCCACGGCCTTTAGAGTTTGCTCGTTTTCCCTCAGTTCTAACTTCCGCAGCGCTGGCCAAGCCATGCGATCGTCTGTGGGGGAGCCCCAATGCCACCACCAGATGGGATATTCCAACAGTACGCTGCCTGTCGCTGCTGCCGCTTTGGCTGCCGCAGCACCGACGGCGTCGTGGTCGGTGTGGCCATCCGCGGACCAGGGCGCCACGATGACAGTGGACGTGCCACCCACCCCAGCGGCAGCTGTGAGCTCATGCTCGAGTTGGCTGAAGTGTTCGGCGAGCTGACCGTCGGGTAGGTCAAGCACCCTGTGGTGTGCCAGCGGAGCGAGCACGGTCACCGCGTCCTCAAACTCGACGGCGCGTCGTACAGCAAGCTGCTTCGGAGTATGGGTGGGAGAAAAGGGGTGCGAGTTCTCTCCCAAAGTAGCCACGATCACGTCAATGGCCACATTGTGGCTGGTGGCCCGTTGCAGGAGCCCCGCGGCACCGAGTGTCTCATCGTCTGGATGCGCGGCGACCACTATAAGCTTTTCCACAGAGGTCCAATCGATATCCAGAGCGAGCATGCCGGATATGCGAGGACTCTTCAGCCAATCCGCTTCGGCCGTTGTTTCCTGATCGTGAGTGAAAGTTACCATGGCGCAATCCCGACGCCGACCGCGGAAGCTGCGTCGAGAACCGCCTTGCCGTGCACAGCGAGGGAACGCTCGG
This region of Arthrobacter roseus genomic DNA includes:
- a CDS encoding bifunctional PIG-L family deacetylase/class I SAM-dependent methyltransferase, with product MVTFTHDQETTAEADWLKSPRISGMLALDIDWTSVEKLIVVAAHPDDETLGAAGLLQRATSHNVAIDVIVATLGENSHPFSPTHTPKQLAVRRAVEFEDAVTVLAPLAHHRVLDLPDGQLAEHFSQLEHELTAAAGVGGTSTVIVAPWSADGHTDHDAVGAAAAKAAAATGSVLLEYPIWWWHWGSPTDDRMAWPALRKLELRENEQTLKAVAISKHTTQMSPLSDAVGDETLLSSALISHFERSFETFIDMAGYFTQAGTDTPDWICTQFDAVHLDGAEPWDPESWYERRKRALLLGALPRDRYRAALELGCSTGALTAELAPRCEQISGVDASAEAVATATKRLADVSNAGVSLSTLGRDWPQGRFDLYVLSETGYYLTAAGLEEVVARMVTSALPDAFLVACHWRHPIDGWPLGGDDVHRLLRANERLTLRGAYAEEDFLLEVFQVQESL